A genomic segment from Sorangium aterium encodes:
- the glyQ gene encoding glycine--tRNA ligase subunit alpha, whose protein sequence is MTFQDLILTLQKFWADRGCLIVQPYNSEVGAGTFNPATFLRALGPEPWNVAFVEPSRRPADGRYGENPNRMQQFHQFQVILKPSPIDIQDLYLESLRAIGTNPLDHDVRFLEDDWESPTLGAWGLGWQVWIDGLEISQFTYFQQIGGIDCRPVSGELTYGLERIAMYLQDKDSIYDVVYSDRGGKIVRYGDIYQRAEWEWSTYNFEEADIAEHFAAFDVCEAEVKRLLYRGADPAAKGAAIDPKKALVLPAYDFVVKAAHRFNVLDARGAISVTERQRFIGRVRALARAVAETYVAQREALGYPLLGEQQAKAAE, encoded by the coding sequence ATGACCTTCCAAGACCTCATTCTCACCCTGCAGAAGTTCTGGGCCGATCGCGGCTGCCTCATCGTGCAGCCGTACAACTCGGAGGTCGGCGCCGGCACCTTCAACCCGGCGACGTTCCTGCGCGCGCTCGGCCCCGAGCCCTGGAATGTGGCCTTCGTCGAGCCTTCCCGGCGGCCCGCGGACGGTCGTTACGGGGAGAACCCGAACCGTATGCAGCAGTTTCACCAGTTCCAGGTGATCCTCAAGCCGAGCCCGATCGACATCCAGGACCTCTACCTGGAGTCGCTGCGGGCGATCGGCACGAACCCGCTCGATCACGACGTCCGGTTCCTCGAGGACGACTGGGAGTCGCCGACGCTCGGGGCGTGGGGGCTCGGCTGGCAGGTGTGGATCGACGGGCTCGAGATCTCGCAGTTCACCTACTTCCAGCAGATCGGCGGGATCGACTGCCGCCCCGTCTCCGGCGAGCTCACCTACGGGCTCGAGCGGATCGCGATGTACCTGCAGGACAAGGACAGCATCTACGACGTCGTCTACTCGGACCGCGGCGGGAAGATCGTGCGCTACGGGGACATCTACCAGCGCGCCGAGTGGGAGTGGTCGACCTACAACTTCGAGGAGGCCGACATCGCCGAGCACTTCGCGGCGTTCGATGTCTGCGAGGCCGAGGTGAAGCGGCTCCTGTACCGGGGCGCGGATCCGGCGGCGAAGGGGGCGGCGATCGATCCGAAGAAGGCGCTGGTGCTCCCGGCCTACGATTTCGTCGTGAAGGCGGCCCACCGCTTCAACGTCCTCGACGCGCGGGGCGCGATCAGCGTCACCGAGCGGCAGCGCTTCATCGGCCGGGTCCGCGCGCTCGCGCGGGCGGTCGCCGAGACGTACGTCGCGCAGCGCGAGGCGCTCGGCTACCCGCTCCTCGGCGAGCAGCAGGCGAAGGCGGCGGAGTAG
- a CDS encoding MarR family winged helix-turn-helix transcriptional regulator, giving the protein MDSIRAIVQRLRVSSRACERQLGLSSAQLFVLQQLDQAAASSIAELAHRTLTHQSSVSVVVTRLAERGLVTRRASPEDARRTEISLTPAGRALLRRAPRTAQAELVAAVDRLPADERSGLAQSLTTLARALGAGDEAPPLFFEGEETPAEAKAIDREES; this is encoded by the coding sequence ATGGATTCGATCCGCGCGATCGTGCAGCGCCTGCGCGTCTCGTCGCGCGCGTGCGAGCGGCAGCTCGGGCTGAGCAGCGCGCAGCTGTTCGTGCTGCAGCAGCTCGATCAGGCCGCGGCGTCCTCGATCGCCGAGCTCGCGCACCGCACCCTGACGCACCAGAGCTCGGTGTCGGTCGTGGTGACGCGCCTCGCCGAGCGAGGGCTGGTCACCCGGCGCGCCTCGCCCGAGGACGCGCGCCGGACCGAGATCTCGCTCACCCCTGCCGGCCGCGCGCTGCTCCGCCGCGCGCCCCGCACCGCGCAGGCCGAGCTCGTCGCCGCCGTCGACCGCCTGCCCGCCGACGAGCGCAGCGGGCTCGCGCAGAGCCTCACCACCCTCGCCCGGGCGCTCGGCGCCGGCGACGAGGCCCCCCCGCTGTTCTTCGAAGGCGAGGAGACCCCCGCCGAAGCCAAAGCCATCGACCGCGAGGAGAGCTGA